One genomic region from Phycisphaeraceae bacterium encodes:
- a CDS encoding PQQ-dependent sugar dehydrogenase, which yields MRRVWIGVLGAAIGCSVAAGQGYVVEQIAGGLNHPLDLAQAPGDATGLYIAEQRFGMGTTGEPYARILRLDASSGVLTTFLTVDVSLVGDAGLHGLAFHPDYATNGRVYVTVMEDPPSGNRLLNRLYEYTIKADEEPTRRLVLSYPQNANSAIHGIGWIGFRPYAPLAERSWLYVFVGDGGPQASSGSYVNRAQQLDLVYGKVLRIDVDGEDLYPDDPDRNFGVPMGNPFHDGDPGSLPEVLCSGLRSPWRGGFDALTGDLLIGDVGFFSREEINIVRPDRLGEDFGWPSREGTIEMPVPGVGGPRGDSVDPIHEWAHSTGNVSITGGLVYRGPIGSLRGRVFFGDYVSGRVWSGVFDRQTDPADFNGQNIVGLVEHSVAWNAGLPAGQVIARVVSFATDLYGNLYVLNYGSGNLVNPTYGTGAVFRLRVLCQADFNGDGLVDFFDVQAFLGAFATDAPEADLNGDRAFDFFDVQMYLGLFSAGCG from the coding sequence ATGCGCAGGGTGTGGATTGGTGTGCTGGGGGCAGCGATTGGGTGCTCGGTGGCGGCGGGGCAGGGGTATGTGGTAGAACAGATTGCAGGCGGACTGAACCATCCGCTTGATCTGGCGCAGGCTCCGGGCGATGCGACGGGGCTGTACATCGCCGAGCAGCGGTTTGGGATGGGGACGACCGGCGAGCCTTATGCGCGGATTCTGAGGCTTGATGCTTCATCGGGGGTGTTGACGACGTTTCTGACGGTGGACGTGAGCCTGGTGGGTGATGCGGGACTTCACGGTCTTGCGTTTCATCCGGACTATGCGACGAATGGGCGGGTGTATGTGACGGTAATGGAGGATCCGCCGAGCGGGAACAGGCTGCTCAATCGGTTGTATGAGTACACGATCAAGGCTGATGAGGAGCCGACGCGGCGGCTGGTGCTGAGTTATCCGCAGAACGCGAACAGTGCGATTCACGGAATCGGGTGGATCGGGTTTCGGCCATATGCGCCATTGGCTGAGCGGAGTTGGCTGTATGTGTTTGTTGGAGATGGCGGGCCACAGGCGTCGTCGGGCAGTTATGTGAATCGCGCGCAGCAGCTCGACCTGGTGTATGGGAAGGTGTTGCGGATTGATGTGGACGGTGAGGATTTGTATCCGGATGATCCGGATCGAAACTTTGGGGTGCCGATGGGCAATCCGTTCCATGATGGTGATCCGGGGTCGCTGCCTGAGGTTTTGTGTTCGGGACTTCGGAGCCCGTGGCGTGGCGGGTTCGATGCGCTGACGGGGGATTTGCTGATCGGTGATGTGGGATTCTTCAGCCGGGAGGAGATCAATATCGTGAGGCCTGATCGGTTGGGGGAGGATTTTGGATGGCCGTCGCGCGAGGGGACGATCGAGATGCCGGTTCCGGGCGTGGGTGGGCCTCGGGGCGATTCGGTGGATCCGATTCATGAATGGGCGCATTCGACAGGGAATGTGTCGATCACGGGTGGGCTGGTGTATCGCGGTCCGATCGGGTCGCTGCGTGGGCGTGTGTTCTTTGGCGACTATGTATCGGGGCGTGTGTGGTCGGGTGTGTTTGACAGACAGACGGACCCGGCGGATTTCAATGGACAGAACATCGTGGGCCTGGTGGAGCACTCGGTTGCGTGGAATGCGGGGCTACCGGCGGGGCAGGTGATTGCGCGCGTGGTGTCGTTTGCGACGGACCTCTATGGGAATCTGTATGTGCTGAATTATGGCAGTGGGAATCTGGTGAATCCGACGTATGGCACCGGGGCGGTGTTTCGGCTGCGGGTGTTGTGTCAGGCCGATTTCAACGGCGACGGGCTTGTGGATTTTTTTGATGTTCAGGCGTTTCTGGGGGCGTTTGCGACCGATGCGCCTGAGGCGGATTTGAACGGTGATCGCGCGTTCGACTTCTTTGATGTGCAGATGTACCTGGGGTTGTTCAGCGCGGGGTGCGGTTGA
- a CDS encoding glycine--tRNA ligase — translation MPEHAAKSMDDIVSLCKRRGFIFPASEIYGGINGFWDYGPLGTQLKKNLRDAWWQDVVMNPCCGMNGPNGQPVDIVPLETCIIQNPKVWEASGHLAGFADPMRKCAGCGHFVRADHLWEILATNCEWLQSLLQEFTPVSGEIDSPRLMKWAKGKGKKLAPNLALVRNPELTLSWLATRVNGQPDAPPDLMEIARYIATEQLHSTGLQDPCPRCGGPLGTPAPFKLMFESWAGIQQTDDNKVYLRPETAQGIFINFKNVVDTSRVRVPFGIAQTGKAFRNEVTPRNFTFRSREFEQMEIEFFCHPDDARDWYTFWRDWRMNWWKGLGLAGENLVLREHDPDELAHYAKDGAGTSDVEYRFPFTAPGFGELEGIAHRSDFDLRQHEQHSGAKLHYFDTTRGPLAPNGQPKGEHYLPHVIEPSAGLDRGVLAVLCEAYTFDESRPSKEFMRFHPRLAPIKAAVFPLVNKDGMPEIADKLTRELRARFGHLGFIETDAKQSIGKRYARMDEAGCPFCFTIDSDTLTNQTVTVRDRDTGAQDRIALDQVQSWLDNKLSI, via the coding sequence ATGCCCGAACACGCTGCAAAATCAATGGACGACATCGTCAGTCTCTGCAAACGACGCGGGTTCATCTTCCCCGCATCCGAAATCTACGGCGGCATCAACGGCTTCTGGGACTACGGCCCCCTCGGAACCCAACTCAAAAAAAACCTCCGCGACGCATGGTGGCAGGATGTCGTCATGAACCCATGCTGCGGCATGAATGGCCCCAACGGCCAGCCCGTCGATATCGTCCCCCTCGAAACCTGCATCATCCAGAACCCAAAGGTCTGGGAAGCCAGCGGACATCTCGCCGGTTTTGCCGATCCGATGAGGAAATGTGCAGGCTGCGGCCACTTCGTCCGCGCCGATCATCTCTGGGAAATCCTTGCGACAAACTGCGAGTGGCTTCAGTCGCTCCTACAGGAGTTCACGCCTGTTTCCGGCGAAATCGACAGCCCACGACTCATGAAATGGGCAAAAGGAAAGGGCAAGAAACTCGCTCCAAATCTCGCGCTGGTCCGCAATCCTGAGCTCACTCTCTCCTGGCTGGCAACTCGAGTCAATGGCCAACCCGATGCTCCGCCAGATCTCATGGAAATCGCCCGTTACATCGCAACAGAGCAACTGCACAGCACTGGGTTACAAGATCCATGCCCCCGCTGCGGCGGTCCGCTCGGCACGCCCGCACCATTCAAACTTATGTTTGAATCATGGGCCGGCATCCAGCAGACTGACGACAACAAAGTCTACCTCCGCCCCGAAACCGCACAAGGCATCTTCATCAACTTCAAAAACGTCGTCGATACCTCGCGCGTCCGCGTGCCCTTCGGCATCGCACAGACCGGCAAAGCCTTCCGCAACGAAGTCACGCCACGCAACTTCACCTTCCGATCGCGCGAGTTCGAGCAGATGGAGATCGAGTTCTTCTGCCACCCCGACGACGCCCGCGACTGGTACACCTTCTGGCGCGACTGGCGCATGAACTGGTGGAAAGGGCTCGGCCTCGCCGGCGAAAACCTCGTCCTCCGCGAGCACGACCCCGACGAACTCGCCCACTACGCAAAAGACGGCGCCGGCACCAGCGATGTCGAATACCGCTTCCCCTTCACCGCACCAGGCTTCGGCGAACTCGAAGGCATCGCACACCGCTCCGACTTCGACCTCCGCCAGCACGAACAGCACAGCGGCGCAAAACTCCACTACTTCGACACCACCCGAGGCCCGCTCGCGCCCAACGGCCAGCCCAAGGGCGAACACTACCTCCCCCACGTCATCGAGCCCTCCGCAGGCCTCGACCGCGGCGTTCTCGCTGTCCTCTGCGAAGCCTACACCTTCGACGAATCACGCCCGAGCAAGGAGTTCATGCGCTTCCACCCGCGCCTCGCGCCCATCAAGGCCGCTGTCTTTCCACTCGTCAACAAGGACGGCATGCCCGAAATCGCCGACAAACTCACACGCGAACTCCGCGCCCGCTTCGGCCACCTCGGCTTCATCGAAACCGACGCCAAACAATCCATCGGCAAACGCTACGCCCGCATGGACGAAGCCGGTTGCCCATTCTGCTTCACCATCGACTCCGACACCCTCACCAACCAGACCGTCACCGTCCGCGACCGCGACACGGGCGCGCAGGACCGCATCGCCCTCGACCAGGTCCAATCGTGGCTCGATAACAAACTCTCAATCTGA